From a region of the Brassica rapa cultivar Chiifu-401-42 unplaced genomic scaffold, CAAS_Brap_v3.01 Scaffold0674, whole genome shotgun sequence genome:
- the LOC103833291 gene encoding uncharacterized protein LOC103833291 translates to MSNHVRDIPGSPKESYKMLYSYLYMLEQVNPGTKTCLKLDDRSKFEYLFIALGACIEGFAVMRKVIAVEGIRLKNGGVLVFAKAQDPNGQSYPLAFAVVDGENLASWTWFFEMLKSVIPDSSELVFISTLHQSLIFAIGNVFPQAHHGHCLWHLKEKVKLHACNVNKNIVGQKLMELGRYYTVDDFNSAYDSFKIRCPAAYKYVEECGIEKDKWARVFFPRDRYNLDTSNTLGSMKNVFKEATRWALIPMLDCIIRKFSDWFTQRKDVVSRSMNTRLVPRVENYLHDLWAVAHKLPVRELDSYELKYEITDTAGKVFWATLVGKTCTCKVWDYEKFPCLHGLAAYIYFARNVDGRRLDIHELCSKYYWTEMWHLAYSRTLNVVPDMASWNVPDQIKEVKIIPPYRIKRQGRKRV, encoded by the coding sequence ATGAGCAATCACGTCAGAGATATACCTGGTAGTCCGAAAGAGAGCTACAAGATGTTGTATAGCTATTTGTACATGTTAGAGCAAGTGAATCCGGGGACAAAAACCTGTTTGAAATTGGATGATAGAAGTAAATTTGAGTACCTTTTCATAGCTTTGGGAGCTTGCATTGAAGGGTTTGCAGTTATGAGGAAGGTGATAGCTGTGGAGGGGATACGTCTGAAGAACGGTGGTGTTTTAGTTTTCGCGAAAGCTCAGGATCCTAATGGTCAGAGTTATCCACTTGCGTTTGCAGTAGTAGATGGTGAGAATCTTGCTAGTTGGACTTGGTTTTTCGAGATGCTTAAAAGTGTTATACCAGACTCTTCTGAACTGGTTTTCATTAGTACTCTTCATCAGAGCTTGATCTTCGCCATAGGAAACGTGTTTCCACAGGCTCACCATGGTCATTGTTTATGGCATTTGAAGGAAAAGGTGAAATTGCATGCTTGTAACGTCAACAAGAATATAGTCGGGCAAAAACTTATGGAGTTGGGCAGATATTACACGGTTGATGACTTCAATTCTGCTTACGACTCATTTAAGATAAGATGTCCAGCTGCGTACAAGTATGTGGAGGAATGTGGTATTGAAAAGGACAAATGGGCAAGGGTTTTTTTCCCACGTGATAGGTACAACTTGGATACAAGCAACACTCTGGGATCAATGAAGAACGTGTTTAAAGAGGCAACAAGGTGGGCCTTAATACCAATGCTGGATTGTATCATTAGGAAATTCTCTGATTGGTTCACTCAACGGAAGGATGTTGTTTCTAGATCAATGAATACAAGACTGGTGCCTCGGGTTGAGAACTACTTGCACGATCTATGGGCTGTTGCACATAAGTTACCTGTGCGGGAACTTGATAGTTACGAGCTTAAGTACGAGATCACTGACACTGCAGGAAAGGTGTTTTGGGCGACCTTGGTTGGAAAAACTTGTACTTGCAAGGTGTGGGACTATGAAAAGTTCCCTTGTCTGCATGGACTGGCAGCTTATATCTATTTCGCTAGGAATGTTGATGGCAGGCGCCTTGATATCCATGAGTTGTGCTCAAAATACTACTGGACGGAAATGTGGCATTTGGCGTATTCCAGAACACTTAATGTTGTGCCCGACATGGCTTCTTGGAATGTACCAGATCAGATCAAGGAGGTGAAGATCATACCTCCATATCGCATCAAGCGGCAAGGAAGGAAAAGAGTTTAA
- the LOC103856910 gene encoding uncharacterized protein At3g43530-like gives MVETRLGKRKDRPPPTDPPPQKSGTSKNSKKNKPKKSSKKRKTTDEESPAVDFVGTVGVAEENEVEEPAKDVEDREKEKEESEKEKEREEENGDEDEEGNSDESQEEKDENGDKDEEEEGNSDEEVENKDEEKIQEEEDTREEENGTPEENRGQNENENQEQGEPPLEAELGNVDGDGEGVLGQGEEELEATEAIKPLRMYFYESEYKKQIKLATKCFVKDVMVTFDNLEPPMSDTERKWFEEHPQFCHVFHLEKDSNHMVQGMWMLLLRTVDSSKRKEVWFIVNGVPIHYGLREHALISGLSCRNYPLGYKKFGDRKFVKRHFKKGESIRLEDVKAKLLAMGEHRDRLKMMVLFFLGSVICAQTKVGKGARDVLEFFQRAVDDLEFCENFPWGRYSFDYMVKEISHTIDHFGGRVREKTLWPLPGFCLPLELLAFEAIPKLGLKFRKEVEDVDVDCPRMCRSVFKSAGMKGFSLSKLNRELDKLDKITSRDIHSILPTKTEEEVALLEELTEEEDDVDVDDISVDSWVKRLAEGHSVFFEEMYDVDVAARDPNAQEAVDEDQDDEEGGEEGGASQKKMMEELIKQVKMFGTQLKRVKKTMDKFEERMVVPFEAFMKKAMDEGQGSRE, from the exons ATGGTTGAAACTAGGCTGGGTAAGAGAAAGGATAGGCCTCCTCCAACGGATCCTCCTCCGCAAAAGAGCGGGACCTCGAAGAACTCGAAGAAGAACAAACCGAAGAAGAGTTCCAAGAAGAGAAAAACAACGGATGAGGAATCACCGGCGGTTGATTTTGTTGGAACCGTGGGAGTTGCGGAGGAGAATGAAGTAGAAGAACCGGCTAAGGATGTAGAAGATcgggagaaagagaaagaagaatcggagaaggagaaagaaagggaagaagaaaatggagacgaagatgaagaaggaAATAGCGATGAATCTCAAGAAGAGAAAGACGAAAATGGAGacaaagatgaagaggaagaaggaaaTAGCGATGAAGAAGTAGAGaacaaagatgaagaaaaaataCAAGAGGAGGAAGACACCAGAGAAGAAGAGAACGGGACTCCCGAAGAGAACAGAGgtcaaaatgaaaatgaaaatcaagAACAAGGAGAACCCCCATTGGAAGCGGAATTAGGAAAtgttgatggtgatggtgaagGGGTTCTCGGGCAAGGAGAAGAG GAATTAGAGGCAACCGAGGCAATCAAACCGTTGAGGATGTACTTCTATGAGTCGGAgtacaagaaacaaataaagCTAGCGACCAAATGTTTCGTCAAAGACGTTATGGTTACATTTGACAATCTGGAACCGCCGATGAGTGATACTGAGAGGAAGTGGTTTGAGGAGCATCCACAATTCTGTCACGTGTTCCACCTGGAGAAGGACTCAAACCACATGGTCCAAGGAATGTGGATGTTGCTATTGCGGACAGTGGATAGCTCGAAGAGGAAGGAAGTGTGGTTCATTGTGAATGGTGTTCCCATCCACTATGGCCTGAGAGAACACGCTTTGATCTCAGGTCTTAGCTGCCGCAACTATCCACTTGGGTATAAGAAGTTTGGTGATAGAAAGTTCGTGAAGCGCCATTTCAAGAAGGGAGAATCAATAAGGCTTGAGGATGTCAAAGCGAAGCTGTTGGCTATGGGAGAACACAGAGACCGGCTGAAGATGATGGTTTTGTTCTTTTTAGGAAGTGTTATCTGTGCGCAAACGAAAGTAGGAAAAGGCGCCAGAGATGTTTTGGAATTCTTCCAAAGAGCTGTGGACGATCTCGAGTTCTGCGAAAACTTTCCATGGGGGAGGTACTCGTTTGATTACATGGTTAAGGAGATATCGCACACCATAGATCATTTTGGAGGTCGGGTTAGAGAGAAGACTTTATGGCCACTTCCAGGTTTCTGTCTGCCACTGGAG TTGCTTGCTTTTGAGGCAATTCCCAAGTTGGGATTGAAGTTCAGAAAAGAGGTTGAAGACGTCGATGTAGACTGTCCTAGGATGTGCAGATCAGTCTTTAAATCAGCAGGGATGAAAGGGTTTTCACTTTCAAAATTGAATCGGGAACTGGACAAACTGGACAAAATAACG TCACGGGATATCCACAGCATCCTTCCTACCAAGACAGAAGAAGAAGTAGCTCTTTTGGAAGAGCTGACTGAAGAGGAGGACGACGTTGATGTCGATGATATTTCTGTTGACAGTTGGGTAAAGCGTCTTGCAGAAGGACATTCAGTCTTTTTTGAAGAGATGTATGATGTAGACGTTGCTGCGCGTGATCCAAATGCACAAGAGGCTGTCGACGAAGATCAGGATGACGAAGAAGGTGGAGAGGAAGGAGGCGCAAGccagaagaagatgatggaggAGTTGATCAAACAAGTGAAAATGTTTGGCACTCAGCTAAAGAGAGTTAAGAAGACAATGGACAAGTTTGAGGAAAGGATGGTGGTTCCGTTTGAGGCGTTTATGAAGAAAGCTATGGATGAAGGGCAAGGAAGCAGGGAGTGA